Proteins encoded within one genomic window of Lentimicrobiaceae bacterium:
- a CDS encoding carbamoyltransferase, translated as MLVLGISAFYHDSAACIVHDGEIIAAAQEERFTRIKHDESFPVNAVKFCLDFADISPGELDYVVFYEKPFLKFERLLETYYAFAPKGFRSFAISIPIWIKNKLLIKKIIKDELNKISQFDSKKTPVLFSEHHLSHAASAFYPSPYEEAAIITIDGVGEWATASIGYGQQNTIKIFKELHFPHSVGLLYSAFTLFTGFRVNSGEYKLMGLAPYGNPVSPNVKRFISLIKEQFVDIKPDGSIKLNMDYFAFATGLKMLHQKKWEKLLGIPLRQPESPINQEHCDLAFAIQQITEEIVFNMAAEAKRLTGSANLCLSGGVALNCVANGKLLSSGIFQNIFIQPAAGDAGGSLGAALAVYHLFAQKERKSDNKQDGMKGALLGPDYTDKEIEIISKKLKARYTFYQSEDELLNTTATLISNGAVVGWFQGRMEFGPRALGNRSILADARNVEMQKKLNLKIKYRESFRPFAPSVLIEHSKEYFESGFASPYMLLIDYINQNHRNHLPDNYNDLFLNEKLYFVKSDISAITHLDFSARVQTVHQEINPKYWKLIQSFRKITGYGIIVNTSFNVRGEPIVCSPLDAYRCFMHTEMDYLVLNNFIFDKNDQPEFKDDCYYKEKIKPD; from the coding sequence ATGCTAGTCCTAGGAATTTCAGCATTTTATCACGATTCAGCAGCATGTATAGTTCACGACGGTGAAATCATTGCTGCAGCCCAGGAAGAACGGTTTACAAGAATCAAACATGATGAATCTTTTCCTGTTAATGCTGTTAAATTTTGCCTGGATTTTGCAGATATATCCCCTGGCGAACTTGATTACGTCGTTTTTTATGAAAAACCATTTCTAAAATTCGAAAGATTACTTGAAACGTATTACGCATTTGCCCCCAAAGGGTTTCGTTCTTTTGCTATTTCTATACCTATCTGGATAAAAAACAAGCTTCTTATTAAAAAAATTATCAAGGATGAATTAAATAAAATAAGCCAATTCGATTCCAAAAAAACACCCGTCCTTTTTTCTGAACATCATCTTTCGCATGCAGCAAGTGCTTTTTATCCATCTCCTTATGAAGAAGCCGCAATAATTACCATTGACGGAGTAGGTGAATGGGCAACAGCATCTATCGGATATGGACAACAGAATACAATAAAAATCTTTAAAGAATTACATTTTCCCCATTCAGTAGGATTGCTTTATTCCGCATTTACCCTTTTTACAGGCTTTAGGGTAAATTCCGGTGAATATAAATTAATGGGATTAGCCCCATACGGAAATCCGGTTTCCCCCAATGTAAAAAGGTTTATTTCTCTAATTAAAGAGCAGTTCGTTGATATTAAACCTGATGGCTCCATAAAACTCAACATGGACTATTTTGCATTTGCTACCGGGCTAAAAATGCTTCACCAAAAAAAATGGGAAAAACTTTTGGGGATACCTTTAAGGCAACCGGAATCTCCTATAAACCAAGAACATTGTGATCTTGCTTTTGCTATTCAACAAATTACCGAAGAAATAGTATTTAATATGGCAGCAGAAGCAAAAAGATTAACCGGCTCCGCCAATTTGTGCCTATCAGGAGGAGTAGCACTTAATTGTGTTGCCAATGGTAAACTTTTAAGTTCCGGAATATTTCAAAATATTTTCATACAACCTGCCGCCGGAGATGCAGGCGGTTCGCTGGGTGCCGCATTAGCTGTATATCATTTGTTTGCGCAAAAAGAACGTAAATCAGATAACAAACAGGATGGTATGAAAGGAGCATTATTAGGTCCAGATTACACAGATAAAGAAATAGAAATCATTTCAAAAAAGCTCAAAGCCAGATACACTTTTTATCAATCAGAAGACGAATTGCTTAACACTACTGCAACATTGATTAGCAATGGAGCAGTAGTAGGGTGGTTTCAGGGTAGAATGGAATTTGGTCCCAGAGCCTTGGGCAACAGAAGTATTCTTGCAGATGCACGAAATGTAGAAATGCAAAAAAAACTAAATTTAAAAATAAAATATAGAGAAAGTTTTCGCCCTTTTGCTCCTTCGGTTCTTATTGAACATAGCAAAGAATACTTCGAATCCGGGTTTGCATCACCCTATATGTTACTTATTGACTATATAAACCAAAATCATAGAAACCATCTTCCCGATAATTATAACGACCTTTTTTTGAATGAAAAGTTGTATTTTGTAAAATCTGATATTTCGGCAATAACACATCTTGATTTTTCTGCAAGAGTGCAAACCGTTCACCAGGAAATAAATCCTAAATATTGGAAACTTATCCAGTCGTTTCGAAAGATTACCGGTTATGGAATTATTGTTAACACCAGTTTCAATGTCCGTGGAGAACCCATAGTATGTTCTCCTTTAGATGCATACCGATGTTTTATGCACACTGAAATGGATTACCTTGTACTGAACAATTTTATTTTTGATAAAAACGATCAACCTGAATTTAAAGACGACTGCTATTATAAAGAAAAAATAAAACCAGATTAA
- a CDS encoding DUF5989 family protein translates to MFDIFKELLFFIKQRKKWWLAPIIFILLLLALLLFISTSSVLGPFIYTLF, encoded by the coding sequence ATGTTTGATATATTTAAGGAATTATTATTTTTTATAAAACAAAGAAAGAAATGGTGGCTTGCCCCCATAATATTTATATTATTATTACTTGCATTATTGCTTTTTATAAGCACAAGTTCTGTATTAGGTCCATTTATATATACATTGTTTTAA
- a CDS encoding O-antigen ligase family protein, protein MNKIFEEKTGAEWLANGVVIVLILLFTVGLGYIIAIGGLKSALALLVLPPILFFLNRFFIFPLIGLFTALFFAFIAIGVTRYIPGIPLGLSVDGFLVMSYIALFFKNFYTGVDWKPAKNDLSLLSLIWFLYAVFEFFNPEALSRTAWFYAMRGMNLYMLLTIPLAFLLLNKMKFVWFFLYVWGVFSILGTLKGIQQLYIGPDYAEQRWLDTTGGITHIIFGELRVFSFFSDAGQFGAAQGHAGIVGMILFFIVKGWKKKVFFLMMGLGGLYGMMISGTRGAISVPMAGMLLYLIHRKNFRALLVGSLIIIGVYSFFRYTYIGQSNAQIRRMRTAFTPTDDASYLVRMQNRAILKTYLASRPFGGGIGSAGDWGKRFSPQGFLANVATDSWYVQIWAEQGIVGLILHLLILGYIIIKSSYYIMFTIKDTELKLILSALASGIVGMMAASYGNGVFGQMPSGIIIYICMAILFMAPQFDNKLVSSTQTDLMKMEKT, encoded by the coding sequence ATGAATAAGATTTTTGAAGAAAAAACAGGGGCAGAATGGCTTGCCAATGGAGTAGTAATCGTCTTAATATTACTATTTACTGTTGGTTTGGGCTATATTATTGCTATTGGAGGTTTAAAATCTGCTTTGGCATTACTGGTATTACCCCCAATTCTTTTTTTCTTAAACAGATTTTTCATTTTTCCACTAATAGGTTTATTTACTGCACTTTTTTTTGCATTTATTGCAATCGGCGTAACCCGATATATTCCGGGAATTCCTTTGGGTTTATCAGTAGATGGGTTTTTGGTAATGAGCTATATTGCATTATTTTTTAAAAATTTTTATACCGGGGTTGATTGGAAACCTGCAAAAAATGATTTATCACTTTTGTCGCTTATTTGGTTTTTGTACGCCGTATTTGAATTTTTTAACCCGGAAGCACTTAGCCGTACTGCATGGTTTTATGCTATGCGTGGTATGAACTTGTATATGTTGCTGACTATACCTCTCGCTTTTCTATTGCTCAACAAGATGAAATTTGTTTGGTTTTTTTTATATGTATGGGGGGTATTTTCTATTTTAGGCACATTAAAAGGAATTCAGCAATTGTATATTGGCCCAGATTATGCCGAACAACGTTGGCTTGATACTACTGGAGGAATAACACACATTATTTTTGGTGAGTTACGCGTTTTCTCTTTTTTTAGTGATGCAGGGCAGTTTGGTGCAGCCCAAGGTCATGCCGGTATAGTAGGAATGATTTTATTTTTCATTGTAAAAGGTTGGAAGAAAAAGGTATTTTTCCTTATGATGGGTTTAGGTGGACTATATGGGATGATGATTTCCGGTACACGTGGTGCTATATCAGTTCCCATGGCAGGAATGCTTTTGTATCTTATTCACAGAAAAAATTTTAGAGCATTATTAGTTGGCTCGCTCATCATTATCGGGGTTTACTCCTTTTTTCGCTATACATATATTGGACAGAGCAATGCACAAATCAGGCGTATGCGAACTGCTTTTACACCCACAGATGACGCTTCATACCTTGTGAGAATGCAAAACAGGGCGATCCTTAAAACGTATCTGGCATCACGTCCGTTTGGTGGAGGTATAGGAAGTGCAGGTGACTGGGGAAAACGATTTTCGCCGCAGGGATTCCTTGCTAATGTGGCAACCGATAGCTGGTATGTTCAAATATGGGCAGAACAGGGTATTGTGGGTTTAATCCTGCACCTGTTAATTTTAGGATACATTATAATTAAGTCGTCCTATTATATAATGTTTACGATTAAAGACACTGAACTAAAACTCATTTTAAGTGCCCTTGCCTCGGGCATAGTAGGCATGATGGCAGCCAGTTATGGCAATGGAGTTTTTGGTCAAATGCCATCGGGTATTATTATTTATATTTGTATGGCAATATTGTTTATGGCACCTCAGTTCGACAATAAATTAGTAAGTTCAACACAAACAGATTTGATGAAGATGGAAAAAACATAA